From a single Salmo salar chromosome ssa22, Ssal_v3.1, whole genome shotgun sequence genomic region:
- the LOC106583097 gene encoding MICOS complex subunit Mic10, protein MAEEQGRKWDRCLADSAVKLATGLGVGIVFSVLFFKRRTWPVVFGSGVGLGMGYSNCQQDFRSPYLLHGHMVKEQ, encoded by the exons ATGGCCGAGGAACAGGGACGGAAGTGGGACCGATGCCTAGCTGATAGCGCTGTTAAGTTAG CCACCGGCCTTGGTGTGGGGATTGTGTTTTCAGTTCTCTTCTTCAAAC GGCGCACATGGCCAGTGGTGTTTGGCTCGGGTGTGGGGCTAGGCATGGGCTACTCCAACTGCCAGCAGGACTTCAGGTCACCTTACCTGCTCCATGGCCACATGGTGAAG GAACAGTAG